The DNA sequence ATCTTCATTATATTCAAAACTTTAtgaaattctaatttttaaatttatttgataatagTAAATCACTAaagtaatttattcaattagatataaaatttcattttatatttggttataattataactaaaatttttaattttataacccatcttttaatttattgtaattataatctaacctataaaataattttaatcaattataaattattatatatataccaataattatttttttaatattagttaaatttatataaacaatcccttaattttaattatacagtATATAACTCTTACTATTCTAATTCTAacttaaaatctaaaatacttAATCTAAAATTGTGTTATAGTTATTAATAAGAGTTAGTTGCCTTTGTAGTATAGATTAATTAGAATTAAGAGATTATTTACATAGAATAACTaatattttaaaggtttagtctagtggaaagtgcatcctgtagccTTAAAAGGTCTAAAATTCGACTCCCCCAActcctatttaaaaaaaaaagacaaataaataacctataactttaattaaaattattttaaaaattgagtatGATTGcaataaatttgaatataaatatttgaattgttATGTtctattagttaaattattttattttagtgatTGATTAACAcagcaataaatttaaaaatcgtgattaaaataaaaaataaaattttaaaaatgtctattaattttataattaagtcattttataagtaaataaataacGTTATACTAAAAGAATAAAGTtgtactaaaaaaaataatttgatttcgCCTTATTTAACTTGATTCAGTGACTTTATTTGAGATATCCAAGTTTGAATTCAAGTGTATACACCTTCGGTCCCTATTAAAATAAAGTTGATTTCATAAGCATcctttctcctccattttttataattggattacaatatttatgaaaatactaattatagtgatatttttcttctttatgaCATTATTTTGCAAATAATTTAGATTCACATTCCTTTTTGTGTTTGTTTACATGAGCGACTATTTGCTgatgtaaagaaaaataataggaCAAGACTCAACACAACGATTAAATACTCCTTGCAGTACTAAACTTTAATTAGGTGGCCTGCGTTCACAATCGTCGGAGGAAAGCCATGTAATTTTACCACTTCCCTAATAAAGAGCTCTGTCACTAACGCGCTGTGAAAGGATAGAGGAGAAATAAAATGTACGTTAGTCTAGTCCAcagaatttgatttaaatttaaacaacTGATCAAACCTATTGAAGCCTACACAGATTAAGTTCTGGTTGAGCTTGGCCAGGAAGGTGGGAAAAAGTCTCCTAGCTGTCAACCACTGCTTTAAATAATGAACAGCAGAGAATTTTAGCAATCAAGTTTGTTTATTTTATACTAGTTATATATACTTCCCCGTCTATAGACTACTGACTTCTttagtggatttttttttttttttaacgttGGTTAGTTCATTTTACAAATGCACAACTCTTGCGGGAGTATATTTTGAGCTACTATATACAGCCACTGTGagcaaaactgaaaaagggGTTAATTGCAATCAACATTCTTACAAAATATATGAATGTCGTTTGTATTGGGAGATAAAATCTGAGATTGCGATAAGCACTTCCTTTACGTACTATAACATACTGAAAACAGCCTCAGCTTGAGTGGCTTGGATGGTAACAAGCTATTGCTTAACTGGGCAAACGAtatgatttaataaaattcataaagCTGCTGTAAATACTGGCTAGAAATCATGGACTACATTGCTGGTTTCTTTGAAAAGAGAAAGGCCTATTTGCGTCCAAATACTGGCTAGGCTAACTAAAAGGTCTGCTAAGCGCAAGGAATTTTATCGTGAATTCGAGTCAATCGGGATACTTCATCTGTTCAGCTGCCAGAGGTAGGTGCACATTGCAACAGAGTCGCTTGGCCTATTTCCCTCGCATGCAAGTGAGTTCCTAATTTGGTTTTGAATTTTAGCTGGATAACCAATGCAGCTTAACTAATTTGACTCTTGATGCAACGCTCTGAAAACTAGTAGCCAGTAAATGGGAATAATCGACCTACAATTTCTCCAGCGCAAAACCAAGAAAAGCACTCCAATCCAATCCAAGTGGCAATCTTCGACGCCAAGCACCTGCCTATTTTACCATGGATGTTTGTCATAATCAAGCTCCTTCCACAGTGCTTCATAGCACCCAAGAACATTTCATCACACACAGATTTTTAGGCTCGAAAACATATGAGAAAATGAACAAACTCAAAGCGCATCGACTGTTTACCCCACGCAATGCATGACCTGGCATGTAACATGCCAATAAAACACACATATTTGTAGTCGATATCTTACCAAGTAGTTCTCCTCAAATGACGGTGGGAAAAATAGGAATGCacaaaaaaatccaaaattgaCCAAACCAAATTGACGATTCCATTATAACTTGTAATCCCCATCCACCTTTCCTGTAGAATCTAATATTTTAGAGGACCCAGTAAGGGCCGTTCTTGAAGTTCACTAGTTCAGAAGGCTGAAATACAAGTAACTATATTTTGCTTAAACATCTTCCACAGTTGCCCAATAGAACAAATTGATGACCCCAGTGAACTCTTAAAACAAATTTATGAAATAAGTTGCAACCAGAAATGTTCAAATGCGATGCAGGACAGAAAAGCATGACAAATAGTACTCAACCTGCAAATTaacaacaaaaaattaaaattgcaacatttaaaaaaaaaaaaaaaaaactagcatGTCCTAAGACATCTTAAGGAAATCAAGTCTTCACACTATAAATCCGAACTACAACTAACAGCAGGaatacataaaacatcaaacaACCACCACCATCTTAAGTTTGTGGCGATGTTTTTGCAACTCCACTCTGTTGAACAGGCTGTGATGCTGCTGAAGAATCATAAGTCGAACGAGCATTATTGCCAGCATTGCCATCTGCAGGATATGCTGCAGGCTGAGAATATCCACCACCATAAGAAGTGTTGTAAGGTTGCATCCCCTGTCCATAACCTGTTTGACCAGCTGTTGCCGAACCATAAGGCGGACCATACCCTGGTTGAGCACCTGAAGCACCAAACCCAGATGGTGGCAGTCGCTGTGGACCTGAATCTGGTTGGGAATAGCCAGATGGCAGAGGCTGAGAATGTGGGTATCCAGGCTGCACAGAGGCAGGCTGGCCATAACCTCCAGGAGTGCTAGGTGATTGTTGTGTCTGACCATAAACAGAGGGATTGGCTGGAGGTTTCTGAGCTTGTGGTGGTCCATAGTTGGACCCATATCCAGGCTGAGCTGGTGGTTGACTCCCATAACCGGGTTGGGCATATCCTGGCTGGGTGGATCCTTGAGGTGGATAACTAGATGGGTTTGGGCTAGGCTGTTGTCCAGTAGTATAACCTTGCTGACCCATTGCAGGGGGATGAGTTGGTGCTTGGGTCGAGTCCCCTTGGGTTCCATAGGAGGAAGTGTGCCCTTCCTGAGTAGCACTGCCTACATTACCATAACTGGGAGCAGAGGTATAACCTTGCTGTTGATCATATGGTGGTGGTTGACCATAACCTGATTGAGTATATCCACCATAGCCATCATAACTTTGTCCTTGCTGATTAAAACCAGAAGTTGGTGGCTGACTGTAATTATAACCAGTGTTATCTGCTGGAGCTGCAGGACCACCAGAGGTTGGTGGTGGTTGTGAAGAAGCTGGCTGATTATAGTAATCATAACCCTGACCAGTTTGCTGATTGGCAGAGACATTTGACTGATCCCAGTTGGATGGATATCCACCAGATGATGGTTGGGGAGGATATCCTGCATAAGGTTGCTGGGACATATTATACTGAGGTGGTGGGCCGGGGTAAGCTCCTGGCTGCATGTAGCCATAACCAGGTTGCTGCACTGGATTAGCTCCAGGTGGCCCCCAATTGCTTGGCGGTCGAGTTTGATATCCTTGCTGTGGATACCCTCCAGCCATTGATGGATTCCTAGCACGATTCTGCACAAAAGCATTTTTGTCCCAAATAACCTGTGTGTACTTTTTCACAAGTGCCAGCAAATGTACTTTGCAAAACACAAAAATATATGCATATGTACAAGCATTTAGACAACTAAAAAACAATCACATCTAGAAATCAACATTAAACAACAAATAAGCATGTATTATTTAGGGATTAATGGATTTCATATTTTATCAGGAAGGGGTATGAATGCCTACATACCGTACTTTGATGATGGAATTATTGAGTTACTCCTGCAGAAGCCCATCCTCTCCCTACTTGAAGTGAATGGGTAGTGgtacaaaaagaaacaaagagaACTATACAAGCTTTACCACAGAAGTATAGATATAACAGATCTCATCGCATAGGCTGGAGATGATTACATAATCATATGAAGTGTAGACTAATATGACATAGTATCCATTTGATGCATTATAACTAACAGAAGCATCAATACAAGAATAAAGGCTTTATAATGATATATCTATTGACTAAACAACACCTAAAAAATTTATGTGCAGTTCAAAATTGGAATTCACCATACAAGGAACAAAAGTAcgtgaataataatatttacagCAACAAACTTATATCTAAGGGATAATTATAAACAATACCTACATACAAATAGGCATACATTTATCCAAATTTATTATGTAATTGATGAGAAGGTCCTAGTCGATTTCCTCGCAGACCTTTAGCCAACACAAATATATTTTGGAAATATGGAAAACCAAAAGAGTGCATTATGATGGCCCACAATGAAAACGAGAATAATACCTACTGCAGAAGCCACAAATGGCAAAATAGCAAacgaaataaaaaatacaaaggAGAATATGATCTCAACCTGTACACATCTGGACAACACATCCAACTTGGTCGATGTGGTATTGAAAAGATTAGGAGATTGAGTGGAAAGAAGGAAATCAGGAAAAAAAACATGCCAAGCATGTTTCAAGAGATTGTAAGGCTAAACTTTCtatcaactagaaagaagaagagGGGAGAAAATCATTAACATGAAATCAATAACAATTGTCAGACTATGGTAAAACAATTATCAATAGTATGAAAGCactaataaaaattcaaaattaattataggACAACAAAAAATGATACTGTTCTTAAAATTTGAGATCAAATTAAAACCACCAAAATCAGTTATAGTATATAAGTTGACAACAAGTACCACCGTTAGGGCACTCAGTAGCAAAACTGAAGGGGCATCCTAAAAATAACAAGTATCCCAAAGGTTTGTACCCCAAAACTAATCCAATTTAATAAGATTGTACTCCTCAAAAGTGGACTCGCTTCTCTGCACAATATAATTCACCATACATCAAAAAATGGGATTCAGAGCCATACCAGAGCAACGCCGAGGGAACACCAACAAAAGAATCCATGTTGGTGTCAAAAAAGTCTGATAACACTAACCCTACAATAGTTCCCAATAGCATCAGTCACATGACACAATCAATAAGTACAGATGGTGGTAGAACACACTATAATCCAAAAACTTCTCACTTGGGAATACAATCAATAATTACGGCATATTATACCAAGATAATTAACAATTATAATGTCCTTACTGACTAAACAAAAAAGATGATACTTGCCCAATAAGCCAAGGATCCAAGATATCGGCACAGCACTAACAACTATATGACAGTAAGTAATCACTCTCCATGAAAGACTGGCACTTCCAACTTTTAAATTTCTTCTGGCTCACCATTAACCCATCATCAGCCTCCAATATATATGTTAGCAGAAGTAAAAATACAGTAACGAGTAAGAAATTGATGCACTTCGAAAGATGGAGAATAAAGGTCTACTCAAGTCACTCGAAACCCATTCTCATAAATTCAGATGTACATCAGTCACGTCACCATGCTATACCATTACAACCTCTCTTCCACCTTCCCAAAGTCAGTTTGACAAATGGGACAAGAATTCTCAACCAGTTAAGCCGAGTATGCCAGAAGGACAAGTAAACAAAAGTCGTGCAACTTTCTGATTCTAACAGTCTAATAAGGGaaattataaatcaatatatttaaGCCATTTGTCAATAACCAAACAGTTGCCCCAGCCATTACAGATTGCAAACAGGGCCAACTATCTTCATCACAACAATTGTGCATCTTAAAACACATTCCACACTGATGAAAATTAGCCGAAAGATAAACAGAACCATAAAACCAACTTCTATTTCAGAGGAAGGAGGACAACAAATGTCCTACACTATAAGACAGCACAAAATCTAAAAGAGGAGTCAGacccataaaacaactcaaATGACCAGCTAACAACTTGAGATGGATAGAAGCTTTACTAAAACaattaagaaatgaaaggaTGAAGAAACAAGGTAAAACAACAACACCTACACACAAGAGAGACAGAgaacgagagagagagacagagagaggaaATAAAAGATGTAAGGAGTCTTCATAACCAGGTTTGAATAATGAACAACCTGAATAATGGCCCAAAAGGACAAAATATGATCTACAGTAACATATAAAAACATCAGCAGAAAGAACTAATTTCTCAGTtacacaaaaataaataatatagtccCCATCAATGTTGCATGTTGCAGGTCAATGTAAAAAATGGCAGCTAAATCTCAAATACCAAGtccaaaaaaaaataacaaaaacaaaataaaagaggCCATAACTTCTCAGTACATAAATCTAATATTTTCTTATCACAGCTAATACAAGCAATAACATTCAGAAGCATAACAGAATCAACATGgcaaagaaaaaacaaatagaGCAACAAAGAGTTATaaccaaataaaaaatgaaaggaTAATTCATACTAATAGGAGCAGCAATAGAAAATAGAAGCATTAGTATATCACATCCTATCTCCAGCATTATTTTCCTTAGTTTAACATGTTTCACACGACAAAATCTAGTTCCTCAGGCCCAATGCTGAAAACTAACATCAACAACCAACCATACCTCACTTGTAACTTCAAGAACCAACTGTTTAGCAAGTTCAATCTGTTCACTAGTCCCCTCTATATGCACATTCCTTTCTGTTGATGTATCACCTGGGGGTAAATGCAATGGTATCACCTGCAGTGTTTAAAATGCAGACAATGATTTCCAGGATTAACCTACTGACAGGAGCTATGTGCTGTCAACAATAAATAAGTATGGGCCTTCTCTAAAATAGTGATGAACTTTAAACTACTACAGTAGTGATGGAGATGATAATGTGAAGATGGTGCTTAGCATTGAAAACAGACCTGAATCCGAGCTCCAGTCCTAGTTTGCATGTTCTTGATTGTTTCACCACCTTTACCAATTACCAGACCAACCTGAAGCCATGCACATCACATGTTACCCGAAACaagaaacaaaaacaaaacagcAGCCATGTATAGCTTCTAGAAATTTAGTATATACCTTGTTACTAGCAATTTTCATTACAAAATGTTCAGAACCGCCTTGTCCTGTGAACCTTCTAGAAACAGTGCCAGAACCTCCTGCATCAGCCTGGGGAAAACATAAGACAAGAACCACCTTGTTGGTATGTTGATGTGATCATTACTAAACATCTATGATCTCCGTTAATTTCAGTTGAACCAAGAGTCCAGGAATAACTGACTGAGACCTCATGTAGCTAATAAGCATTCAGATGAAACAGCATATGCAAGGCATTAAATCTTAGCCCTACAATCCTACCTCTTCAAGAACTTCATTAATCAACTGTTCTGCCTTTGCAATTTGTTCAGGAGTACCCATGAGCTCTACCGTCCTAGTAGGGGAATTCGGGTCTGCATCCATATCTCGAGTAACCTGAATCTTTGCTCCAGACTGAAGCTGAAGATATTTAATTGTCTCTCCACCTTTTCCAATGATAACACCTACCCTACCATTTGGAATATCAATTTTTTTGCTAGAGCCTCCCATATATGAAGCATATGAAACAGTAATTGCAGAAGGGGCTGAGTTTGACATAGACTTCATATCTGCAGTCAATAAAGTCATAAAAATATCTTCCAGAATAGAATAATCTGCAATCTTGAAATATCGAGTAGGAAAGTAAATCAAAATATcgtcaaagcaaataaatagcAAAGTCAAGATCAAGACAGTGACCACATACTTAATTAAGCACCTTCGAAAAAAAATCCAAAGGCATAGAAGAAAACAAATAACAGAACCCCCTTAATCCTAGTCCCAATTATTCAGTTAAATCGCCTAATAGCTATACATATAGTAATGGAAAGAAAATTAGAAGCCTCAAAACAATGAGAACTGAGTGTAGCAACAAAGTCAAAAGATTAAGCACTAAGCAAGGAAGGAAACGAAACAAACATCAAAGGAAATAGATAACAATATAAAAGTACATAAAAGCAAAGAAGTTGCACAAACACGGAAGCGCATAGATCCGCATACAGAAATTCACATTAATAAACAACAGAAAGTGATAGAGTCTCAACCATTAGGAGCAGAGCTAAAACCCTTGTCACTGGAATCGAAGCCAGAAGCACCATTCTCAACCCTAGGGCGCTTAACATCAGCACCGGCTCCGCTCAATAGGCGAGCGGCTATTTCCTGAGCTTTCTGTTTGGCCATCTGGATCTCATCGGTAGGCGGAGGCACGGTGTTGTAAGACGGCGGGGCGTGAGTGGAGTCTGGGGATGAGAAGCCAGTAGGTCGTCGCGTTGACGACGGCGGGGTCTGGTCATCATATTTGCGCTTATTGGAGACGATGGGAGTGTTGTCTGTACCCGAAGAGTACTGCGATTCGTCTGCCATGGGTagaaaaacaaagaaagaaaaccCTAGGTACTGAGCGTTAATTAGATGTAAGAGTTGAGAATGGGGCTTTTATATAGAGGACAGAGGAGGCAAGTGAGAGTATAAATTGCGACTATAAAGAGATTTTTTGATTGGAGATTCGTTTAGGCGTAAtgccgaaaaaaaaaaaaggaaatatttaatataatttattgtaTTGTCCTAACAAAAATTGCAATGCAGTCCctaactttttaataaaaaatcatttaattccTAAAGTTCCTTTTTCTTAACAAATCCTGTACGAGGTACCAATATGCATATGATAAAGAAGCTTTCATTGATTTTGGAAAAACTAAAAAGAATATGTATTTTTGTGGAGTAATTTTCACCTCACTGAATTTGAGTTATTATGCATTTTACTGAATTTTGATttgtttcataaaaaaataatatttaaatatttttctgaaaTAATTATCGAAATAAAATGTAAGATTAATTTTTTAGTGAGATGCATATATAATTTATCTACAtggtttaaaataataataaataaatctttttctttttttaactaCTATAATATCTTAGTCttgtaaattttttaactttgtttCCGCCTAGAaccaaatatatttttattttaacgtttatatataattga is a window from the Manihot esculenta cultivar AM560-2 chromosome 16, M.esculenta_v8, whole genome shotgun sequence genome containing:
- the LOC110603728 gene encoding far upstream element-binding protein 1, with protein sequence MADESQYSSGTDNTPIVSNKRKYDDQTPPSSTRRPTGFSSPDSTHAPPSYNTVPPPTDEIQMAKQKAQEIAARLLSGAGADVKRPRVENGASGFDSSDKGFSSAPNDMKSMSNSAPSAITVSYASYMGGSSKKIDIPNGRVGVIIGKGGETIKYLQLQSGAKIQVTRDMDADPNSPTRTVELMGTPEQIAKAEQLINEVLEEADAGGSGTVSRRFTGQGGSEHFVMKIASNKVGLVIGKGGETIKNMQTRTGARIQVIPLHLPPGDTSTERNVHIEGTSEQIELAKQLVLEVTSENRARNPSMAGGYPQQGYQTRPPSNWGPPGANPVQQPGYGYMQPGAYPGPPPQYNMSQQPYAGYPPQPSSGGYPSNWDQSNVSANQQTGQGYDYYNQPASSQPPPTSGGPAAPADNTGYNYSQPPTSGFNQQGQSYDGYGGYTQSGYGQPPPYDQQQGYTSAPSYGNVGSATQEGHTSSYGTQGDSTQAPTHPPAMGQQGYTTGQQPSPNPSSYPPQGSTQPGYAQPGYGSQPPAQPGYGSNYGPPQAQKPPANPSVYGQTQQSPSTPGGYGQPASVQPGYPHSQPLPSGYSQPDSGPQRLPPSGFGASGAQPGYGPPYGSATAGQTGYGQGMQPYNTSYGGGYSQPAAYPADGNAGNNARSTYDSSAASQPVQQSGVAKTSPQT